Within Endomicrobiales bacterium, the genomic segment ATATGGCTTTTTCTTTTGACCAGATTGTTTTGTTGCCAAAGTATTCGCAGAAACGCTCATAGAGTGGTTTTGAGAGGGCTTGCAGATCTTTTCGCAAGTGGTTTGCCACATAAGCGTTTAGTTCTTTTTCTTTTTCCTGCATTAGTTTGTGGAATACGCGTGGTTTTAAGTCGGTTAGCACTATTCTGTGGTAAAATTCAAATATCGCGCCTTCTATTAGCGCGGTCCAGTTTATTTTTTGGCCATTATCTTCTTCTAAGCGGGCAAGTATGTAGGCGATGAGCATTTTGTGCGCTTGTTTGTCTAACTCGGTTAACTCTATGGGGCGCGGGTGATCGTTCCAGCGTTGTATTGAGGCAGCAGAAAATAGTTTTTCTATTAGTTCTTTGGTTATCATTTTTAATTTTTCGTATGGTCTACGACGGGTTTTTATTTTTGCTCGTCTACTTTTATGGTTTCGCTATATCCGATGTTTCCCCACTCATCCATTGCGGCAACACTGATAAATACATCGCTGCTTGGCAGAGTGGATGGTTTAAGTGTTAGCATATATGGCGTAGCGTATATTGCCGTGCCGGTTTTTTGCCACTTTGCCGCATCTGTTTCTTGCACATCTGCATTGTCGGTTGTGTATTCAAGCCAAAGTTTTTCAATTGATTGTCCGCTAACTTTTACTACTAAAGTTTTGTTTGAGGTGTTTATAGCGCTGGGTAATATTTTAGCTATTTCTACGCCTATTTCCTGTTTTGTATTTTGTGGCACAAGTTTTATGGCAATGGCAGGCCTGAAGCTGGCTATTGGTGTTTTTAATGATGTTTCGCGGTCTAGTGGGGCGTAGCCGTTTATATCGTTGTTTATCCAGCTTTTTACTGCGCCAGTGCCAAAACCGCCTGCAATTATTGGGCAGTTTTCCGACTTGGATAAATTTTCAGAGGGTGAATATATGGCTACGAAGTTTTTGCCTCCAAAATTTATTTTATTGAGTGGAACTTGAGCCCAAAACCAGCGTGCCTCGCCGGTGCCTTCTGTGGCATATTCCTTATCACCTTCAAGCGGTATTTCTTCGGTTGTGCAAAGAAAGTATGAATCTGTGGCTTGCCAAACCGGCGAGCTGGATAGGGCTATGTATATGCTGCCGGGTACAATTTCTTTTTGCCAGCGCGGTTTTCCGTCGGGTATATGTGTTTTTGCGCGCCCAAGTTTTACGCCAACGAAGGCCTTTTCCATTCTCTGGTTTTGCGGTAAGTTAAACTCTTCTATCCAACATAGGTTAAAACCAACATACCAGTTGGCATCCCAGCCGTTTGTGGCAAATACAGAGTAGTCGTTTAGGTTTGTTAGCTCACATATATATGTAGGAAGCGCTATTGTGCCTTGGCTTTGCTGTTGCGACGAGAGAGAGATTTCGTTTTCTTGCGGGGTTTGCGCGTTTGCAATGTGTACAAAAGATAGTGCGAGTGTTAATAATAATAAAGCAGGAATTTTTTTCATATTTCTGCCACCTATATCGCGTCCCGCAATCTGCGGGACTTAGTATTCACTTCGTTCATACTTGGTTTGGCTAATATGATTACGCCAAACCGCTCTACAAGGGAAAACCTTAGGTTTTCCCGTTTCGTCGTCGTTCGTTTCGCTCACTGAACCCTTTCCTAAGATGAAAAAGAACATTTTATTTTTTTGCTTTTAATATGCCAGCTATCCGTTCAAGGTCTGAGAGAGTAAAGTAATGTATTTCTATTTTGCCTTTGTTTGCTTTGCCTTTTATTTTTACTTTTGTTCCAAGCCGTCTTTGAAGTTCTTCACAAAGGTGCACTAATTCAATTTCGGGTTTTGTTGTTTTCCTTTGAGTTTTCAGTGGTGTTTTTCCCTCTGAGACAAGTTTTTCGGTTTCGCGTACTGAGAGTTTTTCTTTTACTATTAACGCGGCAAGTGCTTTTTGACGAGTTGTGTCTGTTATGCCTGCAAGCGCTCTGCCATGCCCCGACGACAATTGCCCAGATGTTATTAGCGCTTGTACCTCTTTTGGCAGTGTTAATAAGCGCAGGGCGTTTGCGACAACCGAGCGGTCTTTGCCTACAATTGCGGCAAGCTCTTCTTGCGTGTGGCCAAACTCGTCGTAGAGGCGTTTGTATGCGCCGGCTTCATCAATAGGGTTTAGGTCTTCGCGCTGTATGTTTTCAATCAGGGAAATTTCAAAGCGTGTTTTATCGTCAACCTGGCGCACTATTGCCGGCACTTCGCTAAGGCCTGAAAGTATGCAGGCGCGCAGGCGGCGTTCGCCGGCGATTAGCTCGTACTCGCCAGGTATTATGGAGTGTGTTACAACAAGCGGTTGTGTTAGCCCATGGGTTTTAATAGAGTGTGCGAGTTCTTTTATTTTTGTTTCATCAAAGTGTTTCCTGGGTTGGTGGCGGTTTGGTTTTATTTTACTTGCTTGTAATTTAACTATTATTTCCCCATTATGTGCCTGCGGCTGATTTTTTGCCGGTAAATTTGGTATTAACGATTCAAGACCTCTACCTAGTGCGTTGTGCATTATTCCCCCATTATTTTTAACGCTTTATTTAGTTTTATTAAATAACAAAAATAACTCATTTTTCAATTAGTTTTTACTTCTAATGCTGGTTGTTCTGGTGCTGTTTGCTCATTTTGAATTGGAGATTGCTCGGCTTGCAGCCGATTATTTTCTTCTACTTTTATTAGTTGTATTTCAGCCGCTGCTTCGGGTGCGCTTTGGAGTTGTATATTTTTTGGCTGTTTTGAAAGCAGCTCTTTGGTTAATTTAAGGTATGCCAGCGTGCCTTTTGCAGATTTATCGTAAAGTATCATGGGTTTGCCAAAGCTTGGTGCCTCTGCTAAGCGAACAGTGCGAGGTATCATTGTTGTGTAAACCTTGTCGCCAAAGTGCTTTTTTATTTCTTCAACAACCTGTTTTGAAAGGTTCATACGGGAATCATACATTGTTAGCAATATGCCTTCAATTTCAAGATTTGGATTTAAATTTTCCCTTAATAATTCAATGGTTTTTACTAATTGTCCAAGACCCTCAAGGGCATAATATTCACACTGAATTGGTATAAGAACCGAGTCGGCGGCAACAAGTGCGTTTAATGTGAGCAGCCCAAGCGACGGGGGGCAGTCAATTATAATATATTTGTAAACATCTAAAAATGGGGTTAGAATATTTTTAAGGCGCATTTCGCGCTCTTGCATGGAAACAAGCTCAAGCTCGGCACCAATAAGGTCTATGTGCGATGGGGCTATGTCTAACCAGTCAATTGCTGTTGGCAAAAGAACTTCTTTTAAAGGAACTTCGCCCAAAAGTGCCCGATAGATATGACTAGGGTTTGCATTTTTGTCTATACCAAGCCCGCTTGTTGCGTTACTTTGAGGATCTAAGTCAATTAGAAGTGTTTCGTGTCTGAGATACGCTAAATTTGTGGCCAAATTGACGGAGGTTGTAGTTTTACCAACACCGCCTTTTTGGTTTACTACGGCGATAATTTTGCTCATTTTCCCTTCTCCTATTTTTTATAATGGTTATTCTACATATTTATTTTTTAAAATACAACAAATACACATTGTTCGGTTTAATATAACCTCAAAGCTAAAATCCTGTCATCTTCGGATTTTAGTTTTATGTATTTGCTCGGTCGCTTGAAAGTTTTGTTGATTTTGTTTCACGTGAAACAAAAGATTTATTAAGGTTGCCTGCAAGTGTCTTTAAGTTTTGGAGATGTAACCACACTTTGAGCGGGTAGATGGGGTATATAGAAGTGTTTTGGGAAAGCGGATTATAGGAGTGGGGGTATTCTCTTGGTTTACCGTTTGCAAAACAGTTTAATAAGTCAAGTAAGTGTGTTTCGTGCCCATTTTGCACAAGAATTGCCGCAATATAAGGCAATCCCGAGAGGTTTTACTGAATTATATGCCGCGAAGTCGTAAATAGGGGGCACTGGAAAACTCCTGCCCCAGGGTTTAATGAAAAATTATAAATAACAAAAGTACAAGCTTTTTAACAAAAACTGTGCAAAAACCGTGCACTTATGCCCATATTATTATCGTGTATTTTATTGATAATTCAATAGTATTTTTATTTTTCAGTAAACCCTAAATAGGAGCGTTGATGAGTAAAAAGTTTTGTTTCATGTGAAACAATTGAATGCAAGAGTTAAACTTATAATTAGCAATAGGACGCGGGATTTGACATTGAGGCAAAGCAGTTTATGTAAAAGTTTTTACTTTTTATCTATTTGCTGTAGTTGATTATGGTATGTTTCCCGCAGTTGTGTAAAAAACCTTATTGCCTGTGGGCACATATAATCGGGGTATGTCCAAGGTAGCGCGCTAAATGCTTTATTTTTGTACTGCACGGTTATTTCTGCATAAATGCCGCTTGAT encodes:
- a CDS encoding ParB/RepB/Spo0J family partition protein codes for the protein MHNALGRGLESLIPNLPAKNQPQAHNGEIIVKLQASKIKPNRHQPRKHFDETKIKELAHSIKTHGLTQPLVVTHSIIPGEYELIAGERRLRACILSGLSEVPAIVRQVDDKTRFEISLIENIQREDLNPIDEAGAYKRLYDEFGHTQEELAAIVGKDRSVVANALRLLTLPKEVQALITSGQLSSGHGRALAGITDTTRQKALAALIVKEKLSVRETEKLVSEGKTPLKTQRKTTKPEIELVHLCEELQRRLGTKVKIKGKANKGKIEIHYFTLSDLERIAGILKAKK